A genomic stretch from Aneurinibacillus sp. REN35 includes:
- a CDS encoding Rieske 2Fe-2S domain-containing protein, whose protein sequence is MKAKHHLLPSFWYAAARSAEVTAKPVTRRVCGIDVTLYRLSNGQIRCVQAYCPHRGADFGLGRIKGDHLVCPYHGWEFDSRGVLACVPSITDGSCPSLQIKTFPVQEAASYIWVFPGETALSEQVPLGIPGRVQNPALRAVPFGGMWHAHHTRVVESVLDVAHLPFVHPNTIGTPDRPGCETLQFGVVESSMLIFPPGNKSKEAPPPLPRVIESTEALERFSEGRPCIRFTFPNQWLLQIPMGGERYMYQYVTFTPIDEERTMIYGLAMRTHFKNIPFFDKLVGRQSNRVLNQDKAVVESQRPRQVPYEIRAEAHVFADGPQVQYRRMLRNHLVENQDSSHA, encoded by the coding sequence ATGAAAGCTAAGCACCATCTGCTTCCGTCATTTTGGTACGCTGCTGCTCGCAGTGCAGAAGTCACAGCGAAGCCGGTGACGCGAAGAGTATGCGGGATTGATGTAACCTTGTATCGTCTATCGAATGGACAGATACGCTGCGTGCAGGCATATTGTCCGCATCGTGGTGCTGATTTTGGACTTGGACGAATAAAAGGGGATCATTTGGTATGCCCTTATCATGGTTGGGAGTTTGATTCCCGTGGTGTGTTAGCTTGTGTACCGAGCATAACAGACGGCAGCTGCCCCTCTCTTCAAATAAAGACATTCCCGGTGCAGGAAGCCGCTTCTTATATTTGGGTTTTCCCTGGTGAGACTGCGCTTTCGGAGCAGGTTCCCCTTGGAATTCCAGGGCGTGTACAGAATCCAGCACTGCGCGCTGTACCATTTGGCGGTATGTGGCATGCTCATCATACACGCGTAGTCGAGTCAGTACTGGATGTGGCACACCTGCCGTTTGTTCATCCAAATACAATAGGTACGCCCGATCGGCCCGGTTGTGAGACATTACAGTTTGGTGTGGTAGAATCATCCATGCTCATATTTCCACCCGGAAATAAGAGTAAGGAGGCACCGCCTCCGCTGCCGCGCGTGATTGAGAGCACCGAAGCGCTAGAACGGTTCAGTGAAGGACGGCCTTGTATTCGTTTTACCTTTCCTAATCAATGGCTGCTGCAAATTCCAATGGGAGGGGAGCGATACATGTATCAATATGTCACCTTTACACCAATTGACGAAGAGCGGACAATGATTTACGGTCTTGCCATGCGCACCCACTTTAAAAACATCCCATTTTTCGATAAACTGGTTGGACGGCAGAGCAATCGTGTGCTCAATCAGGATAAAGCTGTGGTGGAATCACAACGGCCACGCCAAGTACCGTATGAGATTCGGGCAGAAGCCCATGTGTTTGCGGATGGGCCGCAGGTACAGTATCGCCGCATGCTGCGCAATCATCTTGTAGAGAATCAGGATTCATCTCATGCATAG
- a CDS encoding SDR family NAD(P)-dependent oxidoreductase, translating into MISFDFTGKIVAITGAGKGIGEGIARAYAEQGASVILAERNEEDGRRVEAAIREVGGSARFVPTDVSHPEQITALIKCIEEEYGRLDIMINNAGVSRWKSPYEITVEEWDEILNINLRGVFLGAREAARLMRKHNGGSIINIASTRAFMSEPDSEAYAASKGGIFALTHALALSFAKDGIQVNAISPGWIEANDYEGLREVDHAQHPSRRVGKPEDIARACLYLTSENNEFVNGQNIIIDGGMTRKMIYES; encoded by the coding sequence ATGATTTCATTTGACTTTACGGGAAAAATTGTAGCTATAACCGGAGCAGGAAAAGGAATTGGAGAGGGCATTGCCAGAGCGTACGCGGAGCAGGGGGCCTCTGTGATTCTTGCTGAGCGGAATGAAGAAGATGGACGGAGAGTCGAGGCTGCGATCCGCGAAGTGGGAGGAAGCGCGCGCTTTGTGCCAACAGATGTGAGCCATCCTGAGCAAATTACTGCCTTGATAAAATGCATAGAAGAGGAATATGGTCGTCTTGATATCATGATTAACAACGCCGGTGTTTCTCGTTGGAAATCACCTTACGAGATTACGGTTGAGGAGTGGGATGAGATTCTCAATATCAATCTACGGGGCGTATTCTTAGGCGCGCGTGAAGCTGCCAGACTCATGCGTAAGCATAACGGAGGATCGATTATCAATATTGCGTCAACGCGTGCGTTCATGTCTGAACCCGATTCGGAAGCTTATGCAGCATCAAAAGGAGGAATCTTTGCGCTTACCCATGCGCTGGCTCTCTCCTTTGCAAAGGATGGAATTCAAGTCAATGCGATTAGTCCCGGTTGGATCGAAGCAAACGACTATGAAGGACTGCGCGAGGTCGATCATGCCCAGCACCCTTCTCGTCGCGTTGGAAAACCGGAGGATATTGCCCGTGCTTGCCTGTATTTGACGAGTGAGAACAACGAATTTGTGAATGGACAGAATATCATCATCGATGGCGGGATGACGAGGAAGATGATCTATGAAAGCTAA
- a CDS encoding thiolase family protein produces the protein MKEAVIVAGVRTPVGAFGKSLRDVPATELGRQVLEGLLTKTLYPKEAVDEVVFGHGYVHGGGLNSARIASQHAGFPREVPAHIVIKACGSGLKAITSAALTVMAGQENAVIAGGVESMSGVPYIVKNRWGGKFGNVIMEDALMADGLTCSLEGEHMGMTAERLAEQYGISRTEQDEFALASHQKAIQAIERGRFIEEIVPVKVTKRKETQLFAVDESVRTDVRLDSLSALRPVFKKDGTVTAGNACPMNDGAAAVLMMSREKAEEMGVTPLLRVKAFASAGVEPSVMGIGPVPATRRALAKAGLTLADIGRIELNEAFAAQALAVMKELSLTPDIVNVNGGAIALGHPVGATGAKLTVTLMNEMLREGIKYGMVTLCMAGGMGLSVIYENMTV, from the coding sequence ATGAAAGAAGCGGTAATTGTAGCGGGTGTACGCACACCTGTTGGTGCGTTTGGTAAGTCGCTGCGGGACGTGCCGGCAACAGAGTTGGGCAGACAGGTACTTGAGGGATTACTGACAAAAACATTGTATCCCAAAGAAGCGGTAGATGAAGTGGTGTTCGGGCATGGTTATGTGCATGGTGGAGGGTTGAACTCCGCACGTATCGCTTCACAGCATGCCGGGTTTCCGAGAGAGGTACCCGCTCATATTGTCATTAAAGCCTGTGGATCGGGGCTAAAAGCAATAACGAGCGCTGCGCTTACAGTCATGGCGGGCCAAGAGAATGCGGTCATCGCTGGCGGCGTTGAGAGTATGAGCGGTGTGCCTTATATCGTAAAGAATCGTTGGGGCGGCAAATTCGGTAATGTGATCATGGAAGATGCACTCATGGCTGATGGATTGACCTGCTCGCTTGAAGGTGAGCATATGGGAATGACGGCAGAGCGTTTGGCGGAACAGTATGGAATCTCGCGTACAGAACAGGATGAATTTGCGCTTGCAAGCCACCAAAAAGCGATTCAGGCAATCGAGCGAGGCAGATTTATAGAAGAAATCGTTCCGGTCAAAGTAACAAAACGAAAAGAGACGCAGTTGTTTGCGGTAGACGAATCGGTACGTACGGATGTGCGTCTTGACAGTCTGTCAGCACTTCGGCCGGTATTTAAAAAAGACGGAACCGTTACTGCGGGCAATGCTTGTCCGATGAATGACGGAGCTGCAGCGGTATTGATGATGTCACGAGAGAAGGCCGAGGAAATGGGAGTCACTCCTCTTCTTCGTGTTAAAGCGTTTGCCAGTGCAGGCGTTGAGCCAAGCGTGATGGGGATCGGTCCTGTTCCGGCTACGCGTCGGGCTCTTGCCAAAGCAGGCTTAACGCTTGCAGATATTGGGCGCATCGAGTTGAATGAGGCGTTCGCAGCACAGGCACTGGCGGTAATGAAAGAGCTTTCGCTTACCCCGGATATTGTAAATGTGAACGGCGGCGCGATTGCGCTTGGTCATCCTGTCGGTGCAACCGGAGCGAAATTGACAGTAACGCTGATGAACGAAATGCTGCGTGAAGGTATAAAATACGGTATGGTAACACTGTGTATGGCTGGTGGAATGGGTCTGTCTGTTATTTATGAGAATATGACGGTGTAG
- a CDS encoding DUF2515 family protein, translating into MLWLDLLQDTWTLWTHSKNIRFARLLFTLKQKQTEQPSIPLCEDSLSPDEKSLVYSIRSKTEAYNRNNITRTLAYYEFYRRHPEVHWALLAHLVSRNAGWNMTDLRGEWLTRLLSDEQQHAFFSFLERGNWLIFHDAFPQLLLYEAGRQQQRNLSHLLAYFGVSRFSTSIWDEFFHTGDSHLLTVGLIINEQSYIEDRVIQNLHYRKTVLQTMDFILQDILGLNHILFPRQASDTANTQIACPLCGCCVHHFDSLRKRILMGKQLYAALFGQPVVLDEVLRWADAHSHTGSRSDYWPHLFGTVQKAGPHAPYIPHLSGTKLKPGVPRLYSPQLVDAWSDTVQSPAELGDWFCDWRIASHLLAPCKTDIADMLTPYCNSIEKVEMAVLGKQALASSSYA; encoded by the coding sequence ATGCTTTGGCTTGATCTGCTTCAAGATACATGGACGCTATGGACACATAGCAAAAACATCCGCTTTGCACGTCTGCTTTTTACACTTAAACAAAAGCAAACGGAACAACCGTCCATTCCTTTATGTGAGGATAGCCTCTCACCCGATGAAAAATCACTGGTTTATAGCATCCGCTCTAAAACAGAGGCATACAACCGCAACAACATTACCCGAACGCTTGCCTATTATGAATTTTACCGCAGACATCCGGAAGTTCATTGGGCTCTGCTTGCCCATCTCGTCTCACGCAACGCCGGTTGGAATATGACGGATCTGCGCGGTGAATGGTTAACCCGGCTTCTATCTGACGAGCAGCAGCATGCTTTCTTTTCCTTTCTGGAACGCGGAAACTGGCTGATCTTCCATGATGCCTTTCCGCAATTACTGCTTTATGAAGCGGGGAGACAGCAGCAGCGAAATCTCTCACACTTGCTCGCATACTTTGGCGTCTCACGATTTAGTACGAGCATATGGGATGAATTCTTTCATACAGGAGATTCGCACCTGCTTACCGTGGGCCTCATTATTAATGAGCAAAGCTATATTGAAGACCGGGTTATCCAAAACCTCCACTACCGGAAAACAGTGCTTCAGACCATGGATTTCATTCTTCAGGATATACTCGGCCTTAATCACATTTTATTTCCACGGCAGGCCAGCGATACAGCCAATACACAGATTGCCTGTCCATTGTGCGGCTGCTGTGTGCATCACTTTGATTCGCTGCGCAAACGCATTCTGATGGGCAAGCAGTTGTATGCCGCATTGTTCGGCCAACCGGTTGTGCTTGATGAAGTATTGCGGTGGGCAGATGCTCATTCACATACCGGATCACGCAGTGACTATTGGCCGCACCTCTTTGGTACGGTGCAAAAAGCAGGACCGCATGCGCCGTACATTCCCCACTTGAGCGGTACTAAGCTAAAACCGGGTGTTCCGCGTCTATACAGTCCCCAGCTTGTAGATGCATGGTCGGATACTGTACAAAGTCCCGCCGAGTTGGGGGATTGGTTTTGTGATTGGCGGATCGCCTCGCATCTGCTCGCTCCATGCAAGACGGACATAGCAGATATGCTGACACCGTACTGCAACAGCATAGAAAAAGTCGAGATGGCCGTGCTCGGCAAGCAGGCATTGGCTTCTTCCTCCTACGCCTAA
- a CDS encoding ArsR/SmtB family transcription factor: protein MYDITFDQAPAYELVVSLYTYLNKKIYKELDMGKEWVKETGSQLSADLSERLEGKGCCERMREASLLVWRCQDERTAEGFLAWLERQSPGDLFELLAPWMDACPSNIGNTRDWMLSVLTDWHEQYFRHVDPAIFAGLARDKEEKSSLLSDWSAPDIVEEVSGGLYLRPSETLKQVVLAPQYHASPVILLDAYGPITTLLYPSDAYMTQEDMPPRALLRVARCLADESRLRILRFLTHGPRTFTEIVGHIGLAKSTVSYHMIMLRGAGLVRAYAEGECVQEYTLRKEGLKKLGSHLLSFLKI, encoded by the coding sequence ATGTATGATATAACGTTCGATCAGGCCCCTGCCTATGAACTGGTAGTGAGCCTATACACATACCTTAATAAAAAAATATACAAAGAATTGGATATGGGCAAGGAGTGGGTAAAAGAAACGGGTTCTCAGCTATCCGCAGATCTGTCCGAACGCTTGGAGGGAAAGGGATGCTGCGAGCGTATGAGAGAAGCGTCTCTTTTGGTATGGCGCTGTCAGGATGAGCGGACAGCGGAAGGATTCTTAGCCTGGCTTGAGAGACAGTCACCGGGTGATTTGTTTGAATTGTTGGCCCCGTGGATGGATGCGTGTCCAAGCAATATCGGAAATACACGTGATTGGATGCTGTCTGTACTGACTGATTGGCATGAGCAGTATTTCCGTCATGTCGACCCGGCGATCTTCGCAGGTCTTGCTCGGGATAAAGAAGAGAAGAGCAGCCTGCTTAGCGACTGGAGTGCACCAGATATTGTAGAAGAGGTGTCGGGTGGATTGTACTTGCGCCCATCGGAGACGTTGAAGCAAGTCGTGCTTGCTCCCCAATATCATGCTTCGCCCGTTATTCTTTTGGATGCATACGGACCGATAACAACCCTGCTGTATCCGTCTGATGCATACATGACCCAGGAAGATATGCCGCCGCGTGCGCTGCTGCGTGTCGCCCGCTGTCTGGCAGATGAAAGCCGCCTGCGGATTTTACGGTTTTTGACGCATGGGCCGCGCACCTTCACAGAAATTGTAGGACACATCGGACTTGCCAAAAGCACAGTTTCGTATCATATGATTATGCTGCGGGGGGCGGGACTGGTTCGCGCATATGCGGAAGGAGAATGTGTCCAGGAGTATACGCTGCGCAAAGAGGGACTAAAGAAGCTGGGATCGCATCTGCTTTCTTTTTTGAAAATATAA
- a CDS encoding TraR/DksA C4-type zinc finger protein: MNNHQLQHLEKQLQQQKKELVGINGDSEPDLSTPMNEDTGELSGYDNHPADLGSEMYERSLSLTLSEHEEQELEDITHSLQKIEEGTYGACEACGKEIPYERLEAMPTARYCIEHQETHDAEDSGAYVPHASDHQQNRPVEEEILSSRTTKKSDAGRENAWQDVAAYNDRPHDLGENKE, from the coding sequence ATGAACAATCACCAGCTACAACACCTAGAAAAGCAATTGCAGCAACAGAAAAAAGAACTTGTAGGAATCAATGGAGATTCAGAACCGGATTTATCTACACCGATGAATGAAGATACCGGCGAACTATCCGGTTATGATAACCACCCGGCCGATCTGGGCTCTGAAATGTATGAACGATCTCTCTCCCTCACATTAAGTGAACACGAAGAGCAGGAGCTTGAAGACATTACGCACTCGCTGCAGAAAATTGAGGAGGGAACGTATGGGGCCTGTGAGGCATGCGGGAAAGAGATTCCGTATGAACGACTAGAAGCAATGCCTACGGCACGCTACTGTATCGAACATCAGGAAACACATGACGCTGAAGACAGCGGTGCCTATGTGCCGCATGCAAGCGACCATCAACAGAACCGACCTGTTGAAGAAGAGATTCTATCCTCTCGCACAACGAAGAAAAGTGATGCCGGACGGGAAAATGCGTGGCAGGATGTCGCAGCATATAATGATCGACCGCATGATTTGGGCGAAAACAAAGAATAG
- a CDS encoding MogA/MoaB family molybdenum cofactor biosynthesis protein gives MSVIEHKKEAPKQVGCMIITVSDTRTEETDKSGQLIRKFLEEAGHHVARYAIVKDEREAIARAIEAGAEDANVQAILLNGGTGIAKRDVTYEVVASVLTKELPGFGEIFRMLSYTEDIGSAAILSRAIAGVYKDRAVFSMPGSSGAVRLAMSKLVIPELGHVLREIYK, from the coding sequence ATGTCAGTCATAGAACACAAAAAAGAAGCGCCGAAACAAGTTGGTTGCATGATCATTACAGTTAGCGATACACGAACCGAAGAAACGGATAAAAGCGGACAGCTTATCCGAAAGTTTTTAGAAGAGGCAGGTCATCACGTTGCCAGGTATGCGATTGTAAAGGATGAAAGGGAAGCGATTGCCCGTGCAATTGAAGCAGGCGCAGAAGATGCTAATGTTCAGGCCATTCTTCTCAATGGCGGGACGGGTATTGCGAAGCGGGATGTAACGTATGAAGTGGTCGCCTCCGTTCTTACAAAAGAGCTGCCGGGTTTTGGTGAGATATTCCGGATGCTTAGCTATACGGAAGACATTGGTTCAGCAGCAATACTCAGCCGCGCGATTGCGGGTGTATATAAAGACCGGGCTGTTTTCTCAATGCCAGGTTCATCCGGGGCGGTTCGACTCGCAATGAGCAAGCTGGTCATCCCTGAGCTAGGACATGTTCTGCGAGAAATCTATAAGTAG
- a CDS encoding GIY-YIG nuclease family protein: MRYTITPGFHLTLPEKCGVYLYRDKADNIIYIGKAKNLKKRISTYFYNNKQHTSKTKRMIYAACSVELRFTASELEALLVEARLIRMHLPLYNQALRNYKAYPFIVLRTDQPYPYIEVSRDAVIPGATYFGPYRKANWLYPAVDALNNWLKLRRCTGPLPHHSCLYADMKQCLAPCIDPNSEAYYSEGVQTAIDVLECNPIMRAKLEFWRDRSAAELQFEEAQQWQKLINLARYNGRIKRSVARHHALILSTNPEVGCIGLVIVHGRLIATLKEESGTGPYTESMLAQAYRLYEQAKGTLKAPTIEEVDEMLIIASWLEHHADQLTIHPLDAHTPVYGK, translated from the coding sequence ATGAGATATACAATTACGCCTGGCTTCCATCTCACATTGCCTGAAAAATGTGGAGTCTATCTATACCGTGACAAAGCCGACAATATTATTTATATCGGCAAAGCCAAAAATTTAAAAAAACGAATCTCCACCTACTTCTATAACAATAAACAGCACACATCAAAAACGAAACGCATGATTTATGCTGCATGCAGTGTAGAATTGCGCTTTACCGCCTCCGAACTTGAAGCACTGCTCGTAGAAGCACGATTGATCCGTATGCATCTTCCGCTGTATAATCAGGCGCTTCGTAACTACAAAGCATATCCTTTCATTGTCCTGCGCACCGACCAGCCCTATCCGTATATTGAAGTCTCACGCGATGCTGTCATTCCCGGCGCAACTTACTTTGGACCGTATCGCAAGGCGAACTGGCTGTATCCGGCCGTCGATGCGCTGAACAACTGGCTTAAGCTCAGGCGTTGTACAGGCCCGCTGCCGCATCATTCCTGCCTGTATGCTGATATGAAGCAGTGCTTGGCACCATGTATCGATCCCAATAGCGAGGCGTACTATAGTGAAGGTGTACAGACAGCAATCGATGTACTCGAATGCAATCCCATCATGCGGGCAAAGCTTGAGTTCTGGCGAGATCGCAGCGCCGCCGAGCTTCAGTTCGAGGAAGCCCAGCAGTGGCAGAAGCTAATTAATCTTGCCCGCTACAATGGCCGCATTAAGCGATCCGTTGCCCGGCATCATGCGCTCATTCTATCTACGAACCCGGAAGTTGGCTGCATCGGTCTTGTCATCGTACACGGCCGTCTCATCGCTACGCTTAAAGAGGAGTCGGGGACAGGGCCTTACACTGAGTCAATGCTCGCGCAAGCGTATCGCTTATACGAACAAGCAAAAGGCACACTCAAAGCGCCCACAATTGAAGAAGTAGATGAGATGCTAATCATCGCATCCTGGCTCGAACACCATGCGGACCAGCTTACAATACATCCGCTCGATGCCCATACACCGGTCTATGGAAAATAG
- a CDS encoding thioredoxin family protein produces MQEIKTVEQFREAVQSDTLTVAKFYTDWCPDCHRIDPFMPEVEEAYKDRLVFISVNRDTFPELGEELGILGIPSFVAFRDGQEIVRFVSRAGKTREEIEAFLDRAVQVVQAL; encoded by the coding sequence ATGCAAGAAATAAAAACGGTAGAGCAATTTCGAGAAGCGGTTCAATCCGATACGCTGACTGTAGCAAAATTCTATACAGACTGGTGTCCGGACTGCCACAGAATTGATCCATTTATGCCGGAAGTAGAAGAGGCTTATAAAGATCGGCTTGTCTTTATCAGTGTAAACCGGGATACGTTCCCTGAGCTGGGTGAAGAGTTGGGGATCTTAGGGATTCCAAGCTTCGTCGCTTTTCGCGACGGCCAGGAGATCGTGCGCTTCGTCAGCCGTGCCGGCAAAACGCGTGAGGAAATCGAGGCATTCCTCGACCGGGCTGTACAGGTGGTACAAGCATTATAG
- a CDS encoding DUF2935 domain-containing protein, with protein MSNLFAERSLTEIRFWSQIMKEHALFLRLGFTVDQPKLIQEAAHFYSMFENIEEKAHLLTPDADREQIARFNTEVYQAAAHIWSFKRRVLELILSCTIITNNYPLLVDHISREAAYFMNRLEQLNKGILEPLPDAIINENVFFLRLMGDHAKFIAHLLDPSERSLIGEASDFSYQFDQLLFQAVDLESMRPASQTGPILTRLISDSRPAVESLRDFKQAAKEMIENCRLRGNIHPLLADHTVREANHFLTLLDAFEASLIAGPTEEVR; from the coding sequence ATGTCAAACTTATTTGCTGAACGCTCTCTGACAGAGATTCGCTTCTGGAGCCAGATCATGAAAGAGCATGCGCTTTTTCTCCGCCTCGGCTTTACGGTCGACCAGCCAAAGCTGATTCAGGAAGCGGCCCACTTCTACTCCATGTTCGAGAACATTGAAGAGAAAGCACATCTTCTTACCCCCGATGCCGATCGGGAACAAATTGCCCGCTTCAATACGGAAGTATACCAGGCTGCTGCACATATCTGGTCATTCAAGCGGCGGGTACTTGAGCTTATTCTCTCCTGTACCATTATCACCAATAACTATCCGCTCTTGGTTGATCATATCAGCAGAGAAGCGGCCTATTTCATGAATCGGCTGGAGCAGTTAAACAAGGGCATTCTTGAACCGCTGCCGGATGCTATCATTAACGAAAATGTGTTCTTCCTTCGCTTGATGGGCGATCATGCCAAATTCATTGCCCACCTGCTTGATCCGAGTGAGCGCAGCCTTATTGGGGAAGCAAGCGACTTCAGCTACCAATTCGATCAGTTGTTATTCCAAGCTGTCGATCTAGAATCCATGCGGCCGGCCTCACAGACCGGTCCAATCTTAACGAGACTGATTAGCGATAGCCGACCCGCTGTTGAATCCTTGCGCGACTTCAAACAAGCAGCCAAAGAAATGATTGAGAACTGCCGATTGCGCGGCAACATTCATCCGCTGCTTGCTGATCATACCGTGCGGGAGGCCAATCATTTCCTTACACTGCTTGACGCCTTTGAAGCAAGCTTAATTGCGGGGCCAACAGAAGAAGTTAGATAA
- a CDS encoding CaiB/BaiF CoA transferase family protein: MNQALAGMKVLDLTRLLPGPLCTMYLADYGAEIIKIEDPNLGDYARDMEPMLAGAGALYQLLNRGKKSVTLNLQHDEGKEVLRRLVRETDILVEGFRPGVMKKLGLSYEELQQIHPGLIYCSITGYGQSGPYAAKAGHDLNYIGFTGLLHEAIEAQGTSGACLPPVQIADIGAGTLHAVSGILLAALQRVRTGVGEYIDVSMTDGVLPFMIPALSYHLAAKENGHAAFNPLTGALACYNVYETRDGKWMALGALEAKFWRRFCEVAGLADHMPDYWALDKQDLIKEEVRAYFQERTAADIMAAFKDEDVCLTPILPLEEALRNEHLRARGMFAQWDAHPTVVQVKNPLLTEAALETLAYPPARGADTEDVLRQAGYNNNEIQQLREREII; the protein is encoded by the coding sequence ATGAATCAAGCGCTCGCAGGAATGAAAGTGCTCGATCTAACCCGTCTGCTGCCGGGGCCGCTATGCACGATGTATCTGGCGGATTATGGAGCGGAGATTATTAAGATTGAAGATCCTAACCTTGGCGATTATGCGCGTGATATGGAACCGATGCTTGCCGGGGCTGGTGCGCTGTATCAACTGCTCAACCGGGGCAAGAAGAGTGTAACATTGAATCTGCAGCATGATGAGGGAAAGGAAGTTTTGCGTAGGCTGGTCCGTGAGACAGATATTCTTGTGGAGGGGTTTCGGCCGGGTGTAATGAAGAAGCTTGGTCTTAGCTATGAAGAGCTGCAGCAGATTCATCCAGGTTTAATTTATTGTTCCATTACAGGATATGGCCAGAGCGGCCCCTATGCGGCGAAAGCGGGTCATGATCTGAATTATATTGGGTTTACCGGCCTGCTTCATGAGGCCATTGAGGCGCAGGGTACCTCGGGAGCATGCCTTCCGCCGGTACAGATTGCTGATATTGGAGCTGGTACATTGCATGCGGTCAGCGGTATTTTGCTCGCAGCTTTACAGCGAGTACGCACCGGGGTGGGCGAGTATATCGATGTTTCGATGACCGATGGAGTCTTGCCTTTTATGATTCCGGCGCTTAGCTATCATTTAGCGGCAAAAGAAAACGGCCATGCGGCGTTCAATCCGCTGACCGGCGCGCTGGCCTGCTATAATGTATATGAGACAAGAGATGGCAAATGGATGGCGCTGGGCGCGCTGGAAGCGAAATTCTGGCGCAGATTTTGCGAAGTGGCAGGGCTTGCGGACCACATGCCGGATTATTGGGCATTGGATAAGCAGGATTTAATTAAGGAAGAAGTTCGGGCATACTTTCAAGAGCGGACCGCCGCTGACATTATGGCTGCCTTTAAGGACGAGGATGTGTGTCTTACACCGATACTGCCGCTTGAAGAAGCGCTACGGAATGAACACTTGCGTGCGCGTGGTATGTTTGCGCAATGGGATGCACACCCAACGGTTGTACAGGTAAAAAATCCGCTGCTTACAGAAGCTGCGCTTGAGACGTTGGCTTATCCGCCGGCACGAGGCGCGGATACAGAAGATGTGTTGCGTCAGGCGGGATATAACAACAACGAGATTCAACAACTCAGAGAGAGGGAGATTATCTAA